The sequence ATTTTCAAAGTTTTGGTGTCGGTCAACCAGTTATTTTAGTAGAAGGTTTTGGTGGCTATCAAGAAATTTGGCAAGCTCAAATTGACTACTTAGTAGGGATGAATTGTCGAGTGATTACTTATGATCATCGAAATCATGGCAAATCCCAACGTACCCAAAATAATTTGACGATTGAACGATTAACTGATGATTTAGCTAATTTGATTGAATATTTAAAACTTCAAAAACCAATTTTAATTGGTCATTCGATGGGAGCAAGTGTCTGTTATGCTTATTTGAAAAAATATTCTAACGTTAAATCGGTTCTAGCAATCGATCAATCTCCCAAAATGCTCAATGATTCAGATTGGAAATATGGTTTTGAAAACTTTACTGCCGATAATTTTAAAGAAAAAATTTCACTGCCAAGTAAAAATCATG comes from Companilactobacillus pabuli and encodes:
- a CDS encoding alpha/beta fold hydrolase, which codes for MEFLTNDGIKINFQSFGVGQPVILVEGFGGYQEIWQAQIDYLVGMNCRVITYDHRNHGKSQRTQNNLTIERLTDDLANLIEYLKLQKPILIGHSMGASVCYAYLKKYSNVKSVLAIDQSPKMLNDSDWKYGFENFTADNFKEKISLPSKNHETLHGLNYQVALLLNKVRSLYPFDRKQNLVLLEDHFKQDWRNSLLNSSKRISIVVAKQSPYFDYRFGDYLAQNEKITNIVLDNCGHDIMAEIPEAFNQTLRHFIFSSRRN